Below is a window of Pseudoalteromonas undina DNA.
AAACCAAAAGTAGTTGAGCAAGCCCAAGCAGCTATTTGCCAAGGCTCGTTATTACAACTGTTATATATGCTGGCGGTTCCGCTAAACCCATCACAGGTTTAACGTAAACGATTTAACCAGATTAGCTTTCGTCTAGACATTTGCTCAACCTGTTGTTGGTTGAGCGCTAAATGCTCAAGTGCTTCATCACTTACATCAATAATGTCGCCCACACCTGATACAGACCATAATGCATCCTCTAAGTCTTTGGCCTTGTGAATTGCGTATTGGCTAACGTATTTTAGCTCGTTTGCTAAGTAGTCAGTATCGAGTCGACCAGTGCGAGAAATATATAAACGCATTATAAAAACCAGCTCAGATTTAAGCCCTTTACTTACTTGCTGTTTAAACTCGCTACAGTCAGTACCTAAAACACATTGGCTGGTAATGGCATCGGCTATATTTTCTTTTTTAGGATCAAAGTTAATTACTAAACTAAACTCTAGCGGCGGATCTTGACGGGTGCGATCTTTAATATTAGGGGTGATCACATCAATAATATGCGCTTTAGTAATAATATTTGATAAGTCTGTTTTAGCATTCAACAAGGCAAAATTTTGTAAAATAACATGCAGTGGGCTTGGATATAAACCAAATCCCATGGCGCCAATTTCAAAATGCGCCATTGATTTATGTAAATAAATCGGAAACTGGCAAAGCGTTTTTGTTACCATATTTCTAAGTGCTGTAGAAAGGCCTGGTACTTTAGGTGACTCTTCAGCAACTTTTAATTTCTGTTTATTACTATTGATTAAAAGGGTAAAAAAATCGACCCCAGTATGAGATGAGCCTTTATCTGCATGCGCTTTCAAATTAATCGTAGTCAGCGATTTGCTCACTGCCATGACTTCATATTGAATAAGATTTAATGAATAGTTCTTGGTAATTTTTTGCAAATCAGGAAATGATAACGAAACAATATCGCCTTTTTTAAAGTCCACTTCTTGATTGCACTCTAGCTGTAAGCCAAATATTGAAAAATCACGGGTATACCCATGCAATACCGCATCACGAGTATTAATCACTACATTAGTTTTGTATAAATAGCGTTTATTAGAGCGAAGATTTACATACTCTAGAGGTACGGTGTTGAGCTCCGGTGGAGATGCATGTTTACTGTGGCCAAAATATTTTAATTTATTGGCTAAGGCTTTATCAAATTCATATTGTTGATAATGCTGTTGCTCATGCTCATTACCAACTTGGGTAAGTAGCATTAAATATTTTACGTCTTTTATCGCGCCTTCAACACGTGGTGAAGGTGGTTTATTCAGTTTCTCAATATCTTTACCTAAAGAGTTAGGTAAAGATAAAGGAATATAAGCATCTTCAGTATGACTCGGCATTAGTTGTAATTTAAAGCAACGCCAACTGTCTCTTCGGCTACCAAAACCAAAAAATAACGCTTTTAATTGTGTTTGTTGTTCAAGCTCAGAACGAGTTGCTGAGTAGTAATAAATTTTTCCTGCAGAGACATGGGTAAAGGTATACAAATATTCTTCTTTTACTGCCACAGGTTTTAGCGCTAAGGTACGAATACGCTTATGATTTAACACATTGTAAAGACATGATTTTTTGCGTTCATCTGTAAAGTAACGCTGAATAAATAAACTGTTCTCAGTGGTTAAGCTCAGGCTAGGATAATAAACGCCGTTTTGCTGGCTAATAAAAACATATAAAGAATTAACCCTAGGAATATAATATTGTTCATACCCTTTAGAAACAACCGCATCCAGGGTGTTATCTAAATTCACTTTATAACGGCGTTTATTACCATGAATAAAGCTTTCTAAAAAACGATCAAACGCGCTGTTATTTTCTTCAAATGTACGCTTTAAGCGGATATGATTAAATTCTTCAGAGGTGTTTTCTATCGCAACGACTTCATATTTAACGCCACTTTTTAGGCCAAGCTGAAAATCTTGCTCTAAGCCTACTAAATGCATATTTATAAGCTGACCTTTTTTTAAGTTATAGCGCGACGCCAACTTAATTTTACAACCACTGAGTGAAATATCAGAGGTACTCGCATCGATTTTTGCTTGCCCGTCATACTCAATAGTAATTTTAATTGAGTAATTCATCCGCTCTTCACTGCGATTTTCATAAACTGCAAATTTAATAACGTTGGTGGTCAGTTCATGTTGTGGTTTAGCTTCTACTTTTTTTGGTGTAATTGATTGCTGTTGTAATACGCGATAATTATTTTCGGTATTCATTACCGCTTCGTATACTGCAAGGGTGTAATCTTTATGTTGTTTTATGGCCGCTTCGAATACTTCAATAGCGGTGTCATCCATAAAGTGTTGCTTGCCCTTGTATTCATATGGTTTTACTTGGCCAGTAACTAAACCACGAAGATCAATAAAGCGGTCTATCGGCTGAGATAAACGCGACATTTCCATTTTTATTAAAAACTGCTCGGGTTTAGTTAACTCGGCAGTTTTTGACTTGAAAATGAGATCAAACTTAGCATTTCCCAAATACTGTTTTAATTCATTTACAAGCGCTTCATGCTTAAGCAATACGTCATCAGCCATTTATAAATCATCACCGTCTAATTTAAAAAGTAGGTATACTGTTGCAATTATTTATTAGAATATTTAATAAATAGAATCTCGCAAAACCGCCAAATGCGGTCACGATACTATGCGTAACTTTACTTTGTGTTTATTGTTATTTTCTAATAGCCAATTAATTGGCAAGGGTTAATTAGTTTTTTAAAGCAAGAAACATGCCCTAAAGTAGGTTAAGTGAAACTACATTAATATAGCGTATTTGGTGATACTAAATGCGCTGATCCACAAGACGTTGTTGCTAAGGTAGAGCCAGCAATGGCAAAATAAGCGCTTAACACTGTGTATTTCAAAATAAAGAATAGTAGGTAAGGTTTAAATGGCTAAAGCGGCAAAAGTAGAGTTTGTTTGTACAGAATGTGGCATGAACTATCAACGTTGGCAAGGCCAGTGTCGCTGTGGCGCATGGAACACTTTAGCAGAGTTTAAACCCTCTGCAGGGCAAAACAAAAAGGTAGCTGCTCGTGCAAGTGTAGGTGGTTATGCCGGTGGCATTGGCGGTGGTTCTAAGAAAATTAATGATGTAGCAACCTCTGAGGCTGAAAAGCAGCTTACTGAAATTGGCGAACTTGACCGTGTACTAAGCGGTGGTGTAACCACCGGCTCGGTTAATATTATTTCTGGCGATCCGGGGGCGGGTAAAACAACACTACTATCTGATTTGGTGGCAAGAATGTCTCAGCGTATGCCATCACTTTACTGTACTGCGGAGGAGTCTCTATCGCAGTTTAAAAATAGGGTTAATCGGTTAAAACTAAATTACAACGAAGATGAACTCTATTTACTGTCAGAAACCAGTGTTGAAACCATTATTGAAGAGCTGGATAAAAACAAAATTAAGTTTGCCGTTATCGACTCTATTCAAGCTGTTGTCACCGATACCGCTAATGGCAGCCCAGGTTCACCTTCTCAGGTAAAAAGTGCAGCTCAAGCATTAAC
It encodes the following:
- a CDS encoding PilZ domain-containing protein; its protein translation is MADDVLLKHEALVNELKQYLGNAKFDLIFKSKTAELTKPEQFLIKMEMSRLSQPIDRFIDLRGLVTGQVKPYEYKGKQHFMDDTAIEVFEAAIKQHKDYTLAVYEAVMNTENNYRVLQQQSITPKKVEAKPQHELTTNVIKFAVYENRSEERMNYSIKITIEYDGQAKIDASTSDISLSGCKIKLASRYNLKKGQLINMHLVGLEQDFQLGLKSGVKYEVVAIENTSEEFNHIRLKRTFEENNSAFDRFLESFIHGNKRRYKVNLDNTLDAVVSKGYEQYYIPRVNSLYVFISQQNGVYYPSLSLTTENSLFIQRYFTDERKKSCLYNVLNHKRIRTLALKPVAVKEEYLYTFTHVSAGKIYYYSATRSELEQQTQLKALFFGFGSRRDSWRCFKLQLMPSHTEDAYIPLSLPNSLGKDIEKLNKPPSPRVEGAIKDVKYLMLLTQVGNEHEQQHYQQYEFDKALANKLKYFGHSKHASPPELNTVPLEYVNLRSNKRYLYKTNVVINTRDAVLHGYTRDFSIFGLQLECNQEVDFKKGDIVSLSFPDLQKITKNYSLNLIQYEVMAVSKSLTTINLKAHADKGSSHTGVDFFTLLINSNKQKLKVAEESPKVPGLSTALRNMVTKTLCQFPIYLHKSMAHFEIGAMGFGLYPSPLHVILQNFALLNAKTDLSNIITKAHIIDVITPNIKDRTRQDPPLEFSLVINFDPKKENIADAITSQCVLGTDCSEFKQQVSKGLKSELVFIMRLYISRTGRLDTDYLANELKYVSQYAIHKAKDLEDALWSVSGVGDIIDVSDEALEHLALNQQQVEQMSRRKLIWLNRLR